A part of Astyanax mexicanus isolate ESR-SI-001 chromosome 2, AstMex3_surface, whole genome shotgun sequence genomic DNA contains:
- the frs2a gene encoding fibroblast growth factor receptor substrate 2a isoform X1, whose amino-acid sequence MGICISCPQKENIADNHHSKFKVINVDDDGNELGSGVMELTGAELILHTRKRDAVNWPYLCLRRYGYDSNLFSFESGRRCQTGQGIFAFKCVRAEEIFNMLQEIMHNNSISVVEEPVLEPEFPRIPHSHTTPLYSVPVTANGVGRFSSVSDASSQPCSRLPSVESTHPLLMNDEMVHTYINTPGLQEEYHSQSSGHAPLDLLLSNSESVGSASLNESEVVWMMMEPESVKFVLAPTPVQRQMMLKEKQREHKQEPPAPEQTTVTTTQSIASAKDCTNMTLDPDTGYDSDERKEAPLELKNGLIFRRPRPSNTLSPISPASDTYNGQHRTAALLNYENLPALMPVWELRKPPAEVEMGTEHKNPTQNRFDLSDPQHNYINTENAEVPSSTHKLGETNVFSFDLQRVPAADTFQQLNYIEVEMDKVSDSSGPQTPSTPPTPLPETPTHRTEFYAVIDIERTAAMSSLQRAQPRDDGTARKTRHNSTDLPV is encoded by the exons ATGGGTATCTGTATTAGTTGTCCACAGAAAGAAAACATCGCAGACAACCATCACAGCAAATTTAAG gtgaTTAACGTGGATGATGATGGTAATGAGTTAGGCTCGGGCGTGATGGAGCTGACAGGGGCAGAGCTTATCTTGCACACTCGGAAACGGGATGCGGTGAATTGGCCATACCTCTGCCTCCGTCGCTATGGGTATGACTCCAACCTCTTCTCTTTTGAGAGTGGGCGGCGCTGCCAGACCGGACAGG gAATCTTTGCGTTTAAGTGTGTGAGAGCTGAGGAAATCTTCAACATGCTGCAGGAGATCATGCACAACAACAGCATCAGTGTGGTGGAGGAACCTGTACTGGAGCCAGAATTCCCCAGAATTCCCCACAGCCATACCA ctCCTCTATACTCTGTGCCAGTTACAGCCAATGGGGTCGGCCGTTTCTCTTCTGTCAGCGATGCCTCCTCACAGCCGTGCAGTAGGTTACCATCTGTGGAGTCAACGCACCCACTGCTAATGAATGACGAAATG GTCCACACATACATTAACACACCCGGTCTGCAGGAGGAGTATCACTCTCAAAGCAGTGGCCACGCCCCTTTGGATCTCTTGCTATCCAATTCAGAGAGTGTAGGCTCCGCCTCTCTTAATGAATCGGAAGTGGTGTGGATGATGATGGAGCCAGAGAGCGTGAAGTTTGTTCTGGCACCAACTCCAGTGCAAAGACAGATGATGCTGAAAGAGAAACAGCGTGAACACAAGCAAGAACCTCCAGCACCGGAACAAACTACAGTAACCACCACGCAGTCCATTGCATCTGCCAAAGACTGCACAAATATGACTCTCGACCCCGACACCGGCTACGATAGTGATGAGCGCAAGGAGGCACCACTGGAACTAAAGAACGGCCTGATCTTCAGACGTCCTCGACCCTCAAACACACTCAGCCCCATTAGCCCTGCCTCCGACACTTACAATGGGCAGCATCGCACTGCAGCACTTCTCAACTACGAGAACCTTCCAGCACTCATGCCCGTGTGGGAACTTCGCAAGCCTCCTGCTGAAGTAGAAATGGGGACAGAGCATAAGAACCCCACTCAGAACAGATTTGACCTCAGTGATCCCCAGCACAACTACATCAACACGGAAAACGCTGAGGTTCCCAGCAGCACGCACAAACTAGGAGAAACAAATGTTTTCAGCTTTGACCTGCAGAGGGTCCCAGCGGCAGATACGTTCCAACAGCTGAACTACATTGAGGTGGAGATGGACAAAGTGTCTGACTCCAGCGGCCCCCAGACACCAAGCACCCCGCCAACGCCACTTCCCGAAACCCCTACCCACCGGACAGAGTTTTACGCCGTTATTGACATCGAGCGCACTGCCGCCATGTCCAGCCTGCAGAGGGCACAGCCCCGGGATGACGGGACAGCAAGGAAAACGCGACACAACAGCACTGACCTGCCCGTGTGA
- the frs2a gene encoding fibroblast growth factor receptor substrate 2a isoform X2, translating to MELTGAELILHTRKRDAVNWPYLCLRRYGYDSNLFSFESGRRCQTGQGIFAFKCVRAEEIFNMLQEIMHNNSISVVEEPVLEPEFPRIPHSHTTPLYSVPVTANGVGRFSSVSDASSQPCSRLPSVESTHPLLMNDEMVHTYINTPGLQEEYHSQSSGHAPLDLLLSNSESVGSASLNESEVVWMMMEPESVKFVLAPTPVQRQMMLKEKQREHKQEPPAPEQTTVTTTQSIASAKDCTNMTLDPDTGYDSDERKEAPLELKNGLIFRRPRPSNTLSPISPASDTYNGQHRTAALLNYENLPALMPVWELRKPPAEVEMGTEHKNPTQNRFDLSDPQHNYINTENAEVPSSTHKLGETNVFSFDLQRVPAADTFQQLNYIEVEMDKVSDSSGPQTPSTPPTPLPETPTHRTEFYAVIDIERTAAMSSLQRAQPRDDGTARKTRHNSTDLPV from the exons ATGGAGCTGACAGGGGCAGAGCTTATCTTGCACACTCGGAAACGGGATGCGGTGAATTGGCCATACCTCTGCCTCCGTCGCTATGGGTATGACTCCAACCTCTTCTCTTTTGAGAGTGGGCGGCGCTGCCAGACCGGACAGG gAATCTTTGCGTTTAAGTGTGTGAGAGCTGAGGAAATCTTCAACATGCTGCAGGAGATCATGCACAACAACAGCATCAGTGTGGTGGAGGAACCTGTACTGGAGCCAGAATTCCCCAGAATTCCCCACAGCCATACCA ctCCTCTATACTCTGTGCCAGTTACAGCCAATGGGGTCGGCCGTTTCTCTTCTGTCAGCGATGCCTCCTCACAGCCGTGCAGTAGGTTACCATCTGTGGAGTCAACGCACCCACTGCTAATGAATGACGAAATG GTCCACACATACATTAACACACCCGGTCTGCAGGAGGAGTATCACTCTCAAAGCAGTGGCCACGCCCCTTTGGATCTCTTGCTATCCAATTCAGAGAGTGTAGGCTCCGCCTCTCTTAATGAATCGGAAGTGGTGTGGATGATGATGGAGCCAGAGAGCGTGAAGTTTGTTCTGGCACCAACTCCAGTGCAAAGACAGATGATGCTGAAAGAGAAACAGCGTGAACACAAGCAAGAACCTCCAGCACCGGAACAAACTACAGTAACCACCACGCAGTCCATTGCATCTGCCAAAGACTGCACAAATATGACTCTCGACCCCGACACCGGCTACGATAGTGATGAGCGCAAGGAGGCACCACTGGAACTAAAGAACGGCCTGATCTTCAGACGTCCTCGACCCTCAAACACACTCAGCCCCATTAGCCCTGCCTCCGACACTTACAATGGGCAGCATCGCACTGCAGCACTTCTCAACTACGAGAACCTTCCAGCACTCATGCCCGTGTGGGAACTTCGCAAGCCTCCTGCTGAAGTAGAAATGGGGACAGAGCATAAGAACCCCACTCAGAACAGATTTGACCTCAGTGATCCCCAGCACAACTACATCAACACGGAAAACGCTGAGGTTCCCAGCAGCACGCACAAACTAGGAGAAACAAATGTTTTCAGCTTTGACCTGCAGAGGGTCCCAGCGGCAGATACGTTCCAACAGCTGAACTACATTGAGGTGGAGATGGACAAAGTGTCTGACTCCAGCGGCCCCCAGACACCAAGCACCCCGCCAACGCCACTTCCCGAAACCCCTACCCACCGGACAGAGTTTTACGCCGTTATTGACATCGAGCGCACTGCCGCCATGTCCAGCCTGCAGAGGGCACAGCCCCGGGATGACGGGACAGCAAGGAAAACGCGACACAACAGCACTGACCTGCCCGTGTGA